From Amycolatopsis sp. YIM 10, the proteins below share one genomic window:
- a CDS encoding response regulator transcription factor yields MATPNEMVKTGLSTMLHALPTVGRVLSEPPHRAAIRTRADSVDVVILPSAEHADEPLRELALECSTSGAKVLFVLTSTDQEDLAEATTLPADGFLLQNELTTEKLDDALQKVSNGDLAMPETMTRQLLSRVRKTGRSNGTRPVLLTPREHQALTLLAEGLSNKQIARKLGVSEHGAKRHVANVLAKLNSPNRTLAVAIALKEGLIEQPI; encoded by the coding sequence GTGGCCACTCCGAATGAAATGGTGAAGACCGGCCTCAGCACCATGCTCCACGCACTGCCCACGGTGGGCCGGGTGCTCAGCGAGCCGCCCCACCGCGCGGCGATCCGCACCCGTGCCGACTCGGTGGACGTGGTGATCCTGCCCTCCGCCGAGCACGCCGACGAACCCCTGCGGGAGCTGGCTCTCGAGTGCTCCACCAGCGGGGCGAAGGTCCTGTTCGTGCTCACCAGCACCGATCAGGAGGACCTCGCCGAGGCCACCACGCTGCCCGCCGACGGCTTCCTGCTGCAGAACGAGCTGACCACGGAGAAGCTGGACGACGCGCTGCAGAAGGTGTCCAACGGCGACCTCGCCATGCCGGAGACCATGACCCGGCAACTGCTCTCCCGCGTCCGCAAGACCGGCCGGAGCAACGGCACGCGGCCCGTCCTGCTCACGCCGAGGGAGCACCAGGCACTGACGTTGCTCGCCGAGGGGCTGAGCAACAAGCAGATCGCCCGCAAACTCGGCGTTTCCGAGCACGGGGCGAAGCGGCACGTGGCCAACGTGCTGGCGAAGCTGAACAGCCCGAACCGGACGCTCGCGGTCGCCATCGCGTTGAAGGAAGGGCTTATCGAACAGCCGATCTGA
- a CDS encoding family 16 glycosylhydrolase: MVTDRRRFLIAGSAGLLGAAVGLRPAAAATWETVLNGSFSGYPALEAAWHYRYPWGSDHNGTARMYGSASDHNHVYLEGSGVLVLRASRISWDEGNSSKDPYLPIHYHSGALHAKQQVVISDQFPQWEVRGEFQAPSARGTWPAFWLTGANSWPPESDILEYKGDARNWFNTYKNASGGWSNTIVNVSNPGGWHTYRAWIAKVSATDADIHYYLDGNWVGQHRAANFVNKPMWIILNLQMEGSSGAPGPSGDTFYRARNVYVGRSRA; encoded by the coding sequence ATGGTCACGGACAGACGCCGCTTCCTCATCGCCGGTTCGGCCGGCCTGCTGGGCGCCGCGGTCGGCTTGCGCCCGGCCGCGGCGGCCACCTGGGAGACGGTGCTCAACGGCAGCTTCTCCGGTTATCCGGCACTCGAAGCCGCCTGGCACTACCGCTATCCCTGGGGTTCGGACCACAACGGCACCGCGCGGATGTACGGCAGCGCCTCCGACCACAACCACGTCTATCTCGAAGGTTCCGGCGTGCTGGTGCTCCGCGCGAGCCGGATCTCCTGGGACGAGGGCAACAGCAGCAAGGATCCGTACCTGCCGATCCACTACCACTCCGGCGCGTTGCACGCGAAGCAGCAAGTGGTGATCAGCGACCAGTTCCCGCAGTGGGAGGTGCGTGGCGAGTTCCAGGCACCGTCGGCCCGCGGCACCTGGCCCGCGTTCTGGCTCACCGGTGCGAACAGCTGGCCGCCGGAGAGCGACATCCTCGAGTACAAGGGCGACGCGCGGAACTGGTTCAACACCTACAAGAACGCCAGTGGCGGCTGGTCGAACACGATCGTCAACGTGAGCAATCCCGGCGGCTGGCACACCTACCGCGCGTGGATCGCGAAGGTCAGCGCCACCGACGCGGACATCCACTACTACCTCGACGGCAACTGGGTCGGCCAGCACCGGGCGGCGAACTTCGTGAACAAGCCGATGTGGATCATCCTGAACCTGCAGATGGAGGGTTCTTCGGGAGCACCGGGGCCGTCCGGCGACACCTTCTACCGCGCGCGCAACGTCTACGTCGGCCGGTCGCGCGCCTGA
- a CDS encoding AMP-binding protein, whose translation MRPSTLTLPELADRAVLVAGALAAAGVRQGDRVCLYSPTSLRMLVTLFGIWRLGAVPVVLAVSPRDGAERDAVSLRGRIQACRPACLVAEDDAAGVLAARLPVPVRALSELTVPGAAVPPVPDADQFGLLQFTSGTTGAAKAVPVTHGQLVGNVRRCMDALGLEPGERYVSWLPFFHDMGIVSVTGLLANGLDVVVLATGTFVRQPASWLDTVSRYRAAVTSGPNSAYRLAARAQRLRPRPLDLSGLRVAINGAEPVTTAMIEESLPVFVAAGMRPEALCPTYGMAETTLVVTAADPREPIRLSPPPPAPPATGLARPDRALPSCGRPLADTEVVIRTEEGVDLPEGAVGELHVRGPGVLDRYWDARESAKSADGWFATGDLGFLEDGELYVCGRIKDMIIVGGRNLYAEDYETVAEQVAGVRAGNVIAFALPDEERMVVVAEGNGGAGALPSIGAALFDHLRRTVEHAPHEVVMVKAGTLPKTTSGKRQRRLCRDRYTAGELAVAHAVR comes from the coding sequence TTGCGGCCGAGCACACTGACCCTGCCGGAACTGGCCGACCGAGCGGTATTGGTCGCCGGTGCGCTGGCCGCCGCCGGGGTGCGCCAGGGCGATCGGGTTTGCCTTTATTCGCCGACTTCACTGCGAATGCTCGTAACGCTCTTCGGAATCTGGCGGCTCGGCGCGGTCCCGGTGGTGCTCGCCGTTTCGCCGAGAGACGGCGCCGAACGCGACGCCGTTTCGCTCCGCGGCCGGATCCAAGCGTGCCGTCCCGCCTGCCTGGTGGCCGAGGACGACGCCGCCGGCGTGCTGGCGGCCCGGCTGCCTGTCCCGGTCCGGGCGCTGAGCGAGCTGACCGTGCCCGGTGCGGCGGTTCCGCCGGTGCCGGACGCGGATCAGTTCGGCCTGCTCCAGTTCACCTCCGGCACCACGGGCGCCGCGAAAGCCGTGCCGGTCACTCACGGACAGCTCGTCGGCAACGTCCGCCGGTGCATGGACGCGCTGGGGCTGGAGCCGGGTGAGCGCTACGTGAGCTGGCTGCCCTTCTTCCACGACATGGGGATCGTCTCGGTGACCGGGCTGCTCGCCAACGGGCTCGACGTGGTCGTGCTCGCCACCGGGACGTTCGTCCGGCAGCCGGCGTCCTGGCTGGACACAGTGAGCCGGTACCGGGCGGCGGTCACCTCGGGGCCCAATTCGGCCTACCGGCTGGCCGCGCGGGCGCAGCGGCTGCGCCCGCGCCCGCTCGACCTGTCGGGGCTGCGGGTGGCGATCAACGGGGCGGAACCGGTGACCACGGCGATGATCGAGGAGTCGCTCCCGGTGTTCGTGGCCGCCGGAATGCGCCCCGAAGCGCTGTGCCCGACCTACGGCATGGCGGAAACCACGCTCGTGGTGACGGCCGCGGATCCGCGGGAGCCCATCCGGCTGTCGCCCCCGCCGCCGGCACCGCCGGCCACCGGGCTGGCGCGTCCCGATCGCGCCCTGCCGTCCTGCGGCAGGCCGCTCGCGGACACCGAGGTGGTGATCAGGACGGAGGAGGGGGTGGACCTGCCGGAGGGTGCGGTCGGCGAGCTCCACGTGCGCGGACCGGGGGTGCTTGACCGCTACTGGGACGCCCGGGAGAGCGCGAAATCGGCGGACGGCTGGTTCGCCACCGGCGATCTCGGCTTTCTCGAAGACGGTGAACTCTACGTCTGCGGGCGGATCAAGGACATGATCATCGTGGGCGGGCGCAACCTGTACGCCGAGGACTACGAAACCGTGGCCGAACAGGTGGCCGGCGTGCGCGCCGGCAACGTGATCGCTTTCGCGCTGCCGGACGAGGAACGCATGGTGGTGGTCGCCGAGGGCAACGGCGGCGCCGGAGCGCTGCCGTCGATCGGCGCCGCCCTGTTCGACCACCTGCGGCGCACCGTCGAGCACGCGCCGCACGAGGTGGTCATGGTCAAGGCGGGCACGCTGCCCAAGACCACCTCGGGCAAGCGCCAGCGCCGGCTCTGCCGCGATCGGTACACCGCCGGTGAACTCGCCGTCGCGCACGCCGTCCGGTGA
- a CDS encoding alpha/beta fold hydrolase, with protein sequence MTAEVSSRYDLIGMDPRGIGRSAAIDCAWPIGHMLWSAGLDRADFDNAVRTQADLARRCARTEGDRIAHITTRNTARDVDVIRGALGEAKVSYLGYSYGTYLGAVFTQMFPHRGDRVDQESAPFNEAALDDWANWTAARGAEYHLGATGEQVRALVEGPDQAGCRLADPHR encoded by the coding sequence ATGACTGCCGAGGTGTCCTCGCGCTATGACCTGATCGGCATGGATCCGAGGGGCATCGGGCGGAGCGCGGCGATCGACTGCGCGTGGCCCATCGGGCACATGCTCTGGTCGGCCGGGCTGGACAGGGCGGACTTCGACAACGCGGTACGGACTCAGGCCGATCTCGCCCGGCGGTGTGCGCGGACGGAAGGCGACAGGATCGCCCACATCACCACCCGCAACACCGCGCGGGACGTGGACGTCATCCGCGGCGCTCTGGGCGAGGCGAAGGTGTCCTACCTCGGTTACTCCTACGGCACCTATCTCGGCGCGGTCTTCACCCAGATGTTCCCGCACCGCGGCGACCGGGTCGATCAGGAAAGCGCGCCGTTCAACGAGGCCGCGCTCGACGACTGGGCGAACTGGACCGCGGCCCGCGGCGCTGAGTACCACCTCGGTGCCACCGGAGAGCAGGTGCGGGCTCTGGTCGAGGGGCCTGATCAGGCAGGCTGCCGGCTCGCCGATCCGCATCGGTGA
- a CDS encoding formylglycine-generating enzyme family protein, with translation MIAIPPGRVTLSDRRTQRSWTVALPAYRISAFPVTQELYAAVTGERPSAARGDRLPVESVSWLDAVRFCNALSERDGVRPVYRLEADAEDVEWDTGADGYRLPTEAEWEHACRAGSTGPRYGPIDQIGWYRGNSGERVHEVGGKRPNAWGLHDTLGNVWEWCWDVYDAEVYGTYRVLRGGGWFDEHWSCRASVRRRSHPTFRVDDVGFRLARS, from the coding sequence ATGATCGCGATCCCACCCGGCCGGGTGACCCTGTCCGACCGGCGCACGCAGCGCAGCTGGACCGTGGCGCTGCCGGCCTACCGGATCTCGGCGTTCCCGGTGACCCAGGAGCTGTACGCGGCGGTGACCGGCGAGCGGCCGAGCGCCGCCCGCGGCGACCGGCTGCCCGTCGAGAGCGTCTCGTGGCTCGACGCCGTCCGGTTCTGCAACGCACTGTCCGAGCGGGACGGCGTGAGGCCGGTGTACCGCCTCGAAGCCGACGCCGAGGACGTCGAATGGGACACCGGCGCCGACGGTTACCGGCTGCCGACCGAGGCCGAGTGGGAACACGCCTGCCGCGCGGGCAGCACCGGCCCGCGATACGGCCCGATCGACCAGATCGGCTGGTACCGCGGCAATTCCGGGGAACGCGTGCACGAGGTCGGCGGCAAGCGCCCGAACGCGTGGGGGCTGCACGACACGCTCGGCAACGTGTGGGAGTGGTGCTGGGACGTCTACGACGCCGAGGTATACGGCACCTACCGGGTGCTCCGCGGCGGCGGCTGGTTCGACGAGCACTGGAGCTGCCGCGCCTCGGTCCGGCGCCGCAGCCATCCCACCTTCCGGGTGGACGACGTCGGCTTCCGGCTGGCCCGGTCGTGA
- a CDS encoding helix-turn-helix domain-containing protein, whose product MTDEVPVPQEPGDGLAAVVALRRLADRLEDAAVEQAMRAGWSWPQVAEALGLTRQAVHKNMPSDSLPPE is encoded by the coding sequence ATGACTGATGAGGTTCCCGTGCCCCAGGAGCCCGGGGACGGACTGGCGGCCGTGGTGGCGTTGCGAAGGCTGGCCGATCGGCTGGAGGACGCGGCGGTCGAGCAGGCCATGCGCGCCGGCTGGAGTTGGCCGCAGGTCGCGGAGGCGCTCGGGCTCACCCGTCAAGCAGTGCACAAAAACATGCCAAGCGACTCATTGCCGCCGGAGTGA
- a CDS encoding alpha/beta hydrolase — MHNNAPALILQSTRDTRTVYREGVNLHRAMPASRLVTLQDVRMHGIFGRLPTPACRTR; from the coding sequence GTGCACAACAATGCCCCCGCCCTCATTCTCCAGTCCACACGCGACACCCGCACCGTCTACCGGGAAGGGGTGAACCTGCACCGGGCGATGCCCGCTTCCCGTCTGGTCACCCTGCAGGATGTGCGGATGCACGGCATCTTCGGCCGGTTGCCAACACCTGCGTGCAGAACGCGGTGA
- a CDS encoding thermonuclease family protein, translated as MRTNPGIPQSSKGRLPKWLKVTLSVFGVLFVIALIFGESPADDAPPAAAPTVTVAPTTTTPASAVPQPAEYVVTEVGNGNTVKLTGTTGAKTVRVLGLETPPPTGESCFRAEAYEWAKQMLAGKEVLAVVDDARDVVLSLALADGTDYVAKALETGHAKYATDVALGSAAAGLRSAESAAKAAGLGLWAAPCHGVITSAPKAEPAPVPVPQPAPVAPPKTTTKTTTKTPPPAAAYYKNCDAARAAGAAPLHRGDPGYRAQLDRDDDGVACE; from the coding sequence ATGCGCACGAATCCGGGTATCCCACAGTCTTCGAAGGGCCGTCTGCCGAAATGGCTCAAGGTCACCCTGTCCGTCTTCGGGGTGTTATTCGTTATCGCCCTCATCTTCGGTGAATCGCCCGCGGACGACGCCCCACCGGCCGCCGCGCCGACGGTCACCGTCGCACCCACGACGACGACCCCCGCGAGCGCGGTCCCGCAGCCCGCCGAATACGTGGTCACCGAGGTCGGCAACGGCAACACCGTCAAGCTGACCGGCACGACGGGGGCGAAGACCGTGCGCGTCCTCGGTCTGGAAACCCCGCCGCCGACCGGCGAGAGCTGCTTCCGTGCCGAGGCCTACGAATGGGCGAAGCAGATGCTCGCCGGCAAGGAGGTGTTGGCGGTGGTGGACGACGCCAGGGACGTCGTGCTCTCGCTGGCACTGGCCGACGGCACCGACTACGTGGCCAAGGCGCTGGAAACCGGGCATGCCAAGTACGCCACCGACGTGGCGCTCGGCAGCGCCGCCGCGGGCTTGCGTTCCGCCGAATCCGCGGCCAAGGCGGCCGGGCTCGGGCTGTGGGCGGCGCCCTGCCACGGGGTGATCACCAGCGCGCCCAAGGCGGAACCCGCGCCGGTGCCCGTGCCGCAGCCCGCGCCGGTGGCACCGCCCAAGACCACCACCAAAACCACGACCAAGACCCCGCCGCCCGCCGCCGCGTACTACAAGAACTGCGACGCCGCCCGTGCCGCCGGGGCCGCGCCGCTGCACCGCGGCGACCCCGGCTACCGGGCCCAGCTCGACCGCGACGACGACGGCGTCGCCTGCGAATGA
- a CDS encoding Clp protease N-terminal domain-containing protein, with product MTAFDTYLDAIIVLAEKEARDEGSATIEAQHLLLAIAGERESGTHEILSAAGVDYRAVRDALDREFEYSLSTVGVSRAAFDFPPPTGRSARPKMGASAKLVLERGLASVTRKQDLRPMHLLFGVLRAEVGTVARALAMAGIDQVELRARVLRALTTEGE from the coding sequence ATGACCGCGTTCGACACCTACCTCGACGCCATCATCGTGCTGGCGGAGAAAGAGGCCCGCGATGAAGGATCGGCGACGATCGAGGCGCAGCATCTCCTGCTGGCGATCGCGGGCGAGCGGGAATCCGGGACGCATGAGATCCTTTCCGCGGCCGGGGTCGACTACCGGGCGGTTCGTGACGCGCTGGACCGGGAGTTCGAGTACAGCCTGAGCACGGTCGGTGTGTCTCGTGCCGCCTTCGACTTTCCTCCGCCAACGGGCAGGTCGGCGCGGCCGAAGATGGGTGCGTCGGCCAAGCTCGTGCTGGAACGAGGCCTCGCGTCTGTGACTCGCAAGCAGGATCTGCGGCCGATGCATCTGCTGTTCGGCGTGCTGCGGGCCGAGGTGGGCACCGTGGCCCGCGCGCTCGCGATGGCAGGTATCGATCAGGTCGAGCTGAGGGCGCGCGTACTGCGTGCGCTCACCACCGAGGGCGAGTAG
- a CDS encoding alpha/beta fold hydrolase encodes MRSRTAETSATGTPGWSLGVHCRGQGKPVVLLHGLLTDSRVWDPLVDELARDHLTIAVDAPGHGQSPPREAAYTLEQEVAATAARYRSLCGDRPAIWIGHSMGGMKALRLALAHPALARGLVLISTQPYAEPVNTARPFEAMVETVLEHGMSADLAQMIARLNFAPRFRGSQGGQNWERHFTTLTGPGIAQACYSVYRRGDLSDRLAELRLPVLVIHGQADVPIRIRVARQYAAALPDARLVELPGVGHTPPCENPGEVRRAVRAFVDVVPG; translated from the coding sequence ATGAGAAGCAGGACCGCCGAGACCTCGGCGACCGGAACGCCCGGGTGGTCGCTCGGAGTGCACTGCCGCGGCCAGGGAAAGCCGGTCGTGCTGCTGCACGGCCTCCTCACCGACAGCCGGGTGTGGGATCCGCTCGTCGACGAGTTGGCGCGCGACCACCTGACCATCGCCGTGGACGCGCCGGGGCACGGGCAGTCCCCGCCGCGGGAAGCCGCGTACACCCTCGAACAGGAGGTGGCGGCGACCGCCGCGCGCTACCGGTCCCTGTGCGGCGACCGTCCGGCGATTTGGATCGGACACTCCATGGGAGGAATGAAAGCGCTGCGCCTCGCCCTCGCGCACCCGGCACTGGCTCGCGGGCTGGTGCTGATCTCCACGCAACCCTACGCGGAACCGGTGAACACGGCGCGCCCGTTCGAGGCCATGGTGGAAACGGTGCTGGAGCACGGGATGAGCGCCGACCTCGCGCAGATGATCGCCCGGCTGAACTTCGCACCCCGGTTCCGCGGCAGCCAGGGCGGGCAGAACTGGGAGCGCCACTTCACCACGCTCACCGGGCCGGGCATCGCGCAGGCGTGCTACTCGGTCTACCGCCGCGGTGATCTCTCGGACCGGCTGGCTGAACTCCGCCTGCCCGTTCTGGTCATCCACGGGCAGGCGGACGTGCCGATCCGGATCCGGGTCGCGCGGCAGTACGCGGCCGCGCTGCCCGATGCCAGACTGGTCGAGTTGCCCGGGGTCGGGCACACGCCGCCGTGCGAGAACCCGGGTGAGGTGCGGCGCGCCGTCCGGGCTTTCGTCGACGTGGTGCCCGGCTGA